In Poecilia reticulata strain Guanapo linkage group LG1, Guppy_female_1.0+MT, whole genome shotgun sequence, one genomic interval encodes:
- the crebbpa gene encoding CREB-binding protein isoform X4, producing the protein MAENLLDVGPPSSKRPKLNSPALSASDGQDLGSLPWDDLENDLPDELIPNGGELSQLSGLPSNGGATPGGGGGPGGTAGALGGGASVVPDAASKHKQLSELLRAGSTSSITGTGLNSASPQSGGMAPQLGTPLGKSPLSQGSPNSHSSPQGQKPGTPTGVVGQNSNNNAAAMGLSGSGFSQAIINSSPGHSGLLGQGGQPQPGQVMNGGLVPSAGRGRGAGVAGMQYQGQTIPGSAAGPGASGSALVETLTQGGQQMGAHAAQQAGNMSKMGLGSNGSPFGAQPYGQGAAGPGQQLNPQQQLQNKAALASSLPPFPNELKGAAVASGPNMLQQPPQQQAGMLPLASSGGVAVPSAGPTADPEKRKLIQQQLVLLLHAHKCQRREQANGEVRQCALPHCRTMKNVLNHMTHCQAGKSCQVAHCASSRQIISHWKNCTRHDCPVCLPLKNASDKRTQQPLLSSPNTGLQNPMSTVGMGQPSAPTINTSAPIDPSSMQRAYAALGLPYSSQAAGQAAAQQAPGQAAGAQNSQAQQQQQLPQQMRPINTIGGQMALGGGTMGVASSEQTNLHTDSLSNTLNTNNQLLSDGSAVGQMGSLPTAAPVSSAGARKAWHEHVTQDLRNHLVHKLVQAIFPTPDPAALKDRRMENLVAYARKVEGDMYESANSRDEYYHFLAEKIYKIQKELEEKRRSRLQKQIINQAPIAGQGTQQPGLPQPNALGPRPQNGPISLPNMPNQIMNRIQVPQGMNQFNHMTLPNAQTSMGPRAASPMTHPQQMNISSVPAVGMSPSRMPQAQGIMPGHSNMVGQTPSQGQFLPQTHFSPGSGAVSVSSAMNVTVGPGMGQPPAQAPVTQLSQPGASLDNRVPTPASAASADLHSQHVGADLPAQDLKAETQTDQQEFEAAGGKIEPKTEVENDSGSASVKKEEPEEKPEPMEVEEKKPEMKTEPKEEEENGTNGTTSSSPSQSRRKIFKPEELRQALMPTLESLYRQDPESLPFRQPVDPMLLGIPDYFDIVKNPIDLSTIKRKLDTGQYQEPWQYVDDVWLMFNNAWLYNRKTSRVYKYCSKLAEVFESEIDPVMQGLGYCCGRKYEFSPQTLCCYGKQLCTIPTGGTYYSYQNRYHFCEKCFNEIQGDSVTLGDDPAQPQTMISKDQFERRKNDVLDPEPFVECKDCGRKMHQICVLHYEVIWPSGFICDNCLKKSAKSRKENKFTAKRLQSTRLGMYIEDRVNKYLKRQNHPEAGEVFVRVVASSDKTVEVKPGMKARFVDTGEMPDTFPYRTKALFAFEEIDGVDVCFFGMHVQEYGSECPFPNTRRVYISYLDSIHFFRPRVLRTAVYHEILIGYLEYVKKLGYTQGHIWACPPSEGDDYIFHCHPPEQKIPKPKRLQEWYRKMLDKAFAERILHDYKDIFKQATEDRLTSANELPYFEGDFWPNVLEESIKELEQEEEERKKEETTAATETPEGTPSDSKNAKKKNNKKTNKNKSSVSRANKKKPGMPNVANDLSQKLYATMEKHKEVFFVIHLHSGPLANTLPPIVDPDPLISCDLMDGRDAFLTLARDKHWEFSSLRRCKWSTMCMLVELHNQGQDRFVYTCNECKHHVETRWHCTVCEDFDLCISCYNTKGHEHQMVKWGLGLDDDNNSQSGEASKSPQESRRLSIQRCIQSLVHACQCRNANCSLPSCQKMKRVVQHTKGCKRKTNGGCPVCKQLIALCCYHAKHCQENKCPVPFCLNIKHKLRQQQLQHRLQQAQLMRRRMATMQGRTMPLPSPPAAAAPSTPTSHAQPSTPQTPQQPLSNQPPTPNSAGVMSPAYPGVPRAGPPQATVSQGKPGPHASPLHQQQSPLPQPPQQRQQQAPLAAIKMAHHIEMMAQAQQNQQNYRVNMNGLPMTPQQTQQRMAQTMQMVAGPRGPQVMQQPTLGQWPAAAGPMPAQNQQPGVVPNQNTPQQALSIQRAMMAPGQQSQQRMLMPQQPGPRPQTPQRTGTIPPNALQDLLRTLKSPSSPQQQQQVLNILKSNPQLMAAFIKQRTAKYHASQPQQQPQPQAGQPQQQQQPGMPTMQTMAMQGGPVQRAAMPAQQPQQAPVQGMAQLGAGQLMNAAHSANPQIQELYRRQLLRQQQQQQQQQQQQQQQQQPQQQGVMPQGHLSQFPNQPQGTPAMYSHIRMQQQQIAMQQAGAAGAGAVTMGQLPPMAQMAQPGMSMDSTQSLLHQRMQQQQQAQLPQQQQAVLKQQMGSPAHPSPMSPQTHLLAGQAQGNAHLSAQPGLANALGNQVRSPAPVQSPAQQQQPPPHSSPSPQVQNQPQPSPQHPALPHSGSPHPVLGGPLQSLEQGHLGTPEQSAMLPQLNTPNRGALNSDLGLVGDATGDTLERFVEGL; encoded by the exons ATGGCTGAAAACCTGCTGGATGTTGGACCTCCCAGCTCCAAGCGACCGAAACTAAATTCACCTGCCCTATCAGCGTCTGATGGACAAG ATCTGGGGTCTTTGCCCTGGGATGATTTGGAAAACGACCTTCCAGATGAGCTCATCCCAAACGGAGGAGAGTTGAGCCAGTTAAGCGGGCTACCTTCAAATGGCGGCGCAACAcctggcggcggcggcggaccCGGCGGCACCGCAGGAGCTCTCGGCGGGGGCGCCTCCGTTGTCCCGGACGCAGCCTCCAAGCATAAGCAGCTCTCGGAGCTTCTCCGAGCTGGCAGCACCTCCAGCATCACGGGCACAGGGCTAAACTCGGCAAGCCCCCAGTCTGGCGGTATGGCCCCGCAGCTCGGTACCCCCCTGGGCAAGAGCCCCCTCAGCCAGGGTTCTCCCAACAGCCACTCGTCGCCTCAGGGCCAGAAACCAGGAACGCCAACTGGAGTAGTAGGAcagaacagcaacaacaacGCCGCAGCTATGGGTCTGAGCGGATCGGGGTTCAGCCAAGCTATAATCAACAGCAGCCCGGGTCACTCGGGACTGCTGGGTCAAGGAGGGCAACCTCAGCCCGGGCAGGTGATGAACGGCGGCCTCGTACCCAGCGCCGGAAGGGGACGGGGTGCTGGAGTGGCGGGGATGCAGTATCAAGGACAGACGATACCGGGAAGCGCTGCGGGACCGGGAGCATCTGGGAGCGCGTTGGTAGAGACTCTTACCCAGGGAGGACAGCAGATGGGAGCGCACGCCGCCCAGCAGGCGGGCAATATGAGCAAG ATGGGCCTGGGTAGCAATGGAAGTCCGTTTGGGGCTCAGCCTTACGGTCAGGGTGCTGCTGGACCGGGCCAGCAGCTAAAtcctcagcagcagctccagaacAAAGCTGCCCTTGCCAGCAGCCTCCCACCATTCCCCAATGAGCTCAAAGGGGCCGCTGTCGCTAGCGGGCCAAATATG ctccagcagccTCCTCAGCAGCAGGCGGGGATGCTCCCGCTGGCCAGCAGCGGAGGCGTGGCGGTACCTTCGGCGGGGCCAACAGCTGACCCCGAGAAGCGCAAGctgatccagcagcagctggtccTGCTGCTTCACGCACACAAGTGCCAGAGAAGAGAGCAGGCTAATGGCGAGGTGAGGCAATGCGCCCTGCCCCACTGCCGCACCATGAAGAACGTCCTGAACCACATGACCCACTGCCAGGCCGGCAAGTCCTGCCAAG TGGCTCACTGTGCGTCGTCCAGACAGATCATCTCCCATTGGAAAAACTGCACACGACACGACTGTCCGGTCTGCCTCCCGCTGAAGAACGCCAGCGACAAGCGAACCCAGCAGC CTCTGCTGAGTTCCCCAAACACAGGCCTTCAGAATCCCATGTCTACCGTTGGCATGGGCCAGCCCAGTGCTCCCACTATCAATACCTCAGCCCCCATCGACCCCAGCTCCATGCAGAGAGCCTACGCAGCGCTCGGTCTGCCCTACAGCAGCCAGGCCGCTGGacaagctgcagctcagcaggcCCCAGGACAAGCGGCCGGAGCCCAGAACTCGCAGgcccaacaacaacagcagcttccTCAGCAGATGAGACCCATCAACACCATCG GTGGCCAGATGGCTCTTGGAGGTGGGACGATGGGCGTGGCATCTTCAGAACAGACCAACCTGCACACAGACTCCCTTTCCAACACACTCAACACTAACAA TCAGCTGCTGTCAGATGGCTCCGCTGTGGGCCAGATGGGCAGCCTGCCCACAGCAGCGCCCGTCTCTTCCGCAGGCGCCAGGAAGGCCTGGCACGAGCACGTCACTCAGGACCTGCGCAATCACCTCGTACACAAACT GGTACAAGCCATATTCCCCACCCCTGACCCGGCTGCTCTGAAGGACAGGCGAATGGAAAATCTGGTGGCCTACGCCAGAAAAGTTGAGGGGGACATGTATGAGTCGGCGAACAGCCGG gaCGAGTATTATCACTTCTTGGCTGAGAAAATTTACAAAATCCAGAAGGAACTGGAAGAGAAGAGACGTTCACGGCTCCAGAAGCAGATAATCAACCAAGCACCCATAGCTGGGCAGGGGACGCAGCAACCGGGCCTTCCCCAGCCCAACGCATTGGGCCCCAGGCCACAGA ATGGACCCATTTCTCTCCCCAACATGCCGAATCAGATCATGAACCGTATTCAGGTTCCTCAAG GTATGAACCAGTTCAACCACATGACTCTACCCAACGCCCAGACGTCGATGGGACCCCGAGCAGCTTCCCCTATGACACACCCACAGCAAATGAACATCAGCTCTGTCCCAGCG GTGGGGATGTCTCCCTCCAGGATGCCCCAGGCACAGGGCATTATGCCTGGACACAGCAACATGGTGGGCCAGACGCCCAGTCAGGGACAGTTCCTGCCTCAGACCCATTTCTCGCCCGGATCTGGTGCCGTTTCTGTGTCCAGTGCCATGAACGTTACCGTGGGTCCGGGCATGGGCCAGCCTCCAGCGCAGGCTCCCGTCACTCAG CTCTCTCAGCCGGGGGCCAGTTTGGATAACAGAGTGCCCACGCCTGCCTCCGCCGCCAGCGCTGACCTGCACTCACAGCACGTCGGAGCCGACCTGCCCGCCCAGGACCTCAAAGCAGAAACGCAAACAGACCAACAGGAGTTTGAAGCTGCTGGTGGGAAAATTGAACCCAAGACAGAG GTTGAGAACGACTCTGGCTCAGCTTCAGTGAAAAAGGAGGAGCCTGAGGAAAAGCCAGAGCCaatggaggtggaggagaaaaaacCGGAAATGAAGACGGAAcccaaagaggaggaggagaacggGACCAATGGCACGACCTCCTCGTCTCCTTCCCAGTCACGGCGGAAAA TATTCAAGCCTGAGGAGCTGCGGCAGGCTCTGATGCCGACTCTGGAGTCTCTGTACCGGCAGGACCCGGAGTCGCTGCCGTTCAGACAGCCAGTAGACCCCATGCTCCTCGGGATCCCG GACTACTTCGACATAGTTAAGAACCCCATAGATCTGTCCACGATAAAGCGCAAGCTTGACACGGGACAGTACCAAGAGCCCTGGCAGTATGTGGACGACGTGTGGCTGATGTTCAACAACGCCTGGCTTTACAACCGCAAGACGTCCCGCGTCTACAAGTACTGCTCTAAGCTGGCGGAGGTTTTCGAGTCCGAGATCGACCCCGTCATGCAGGGTCTGGGATACTGCTGCGGGAGGAAG TACGAGTTCTCCCCTCAAACTCTCTGTTGCTATGGCAAGCAGCTCTGCACCATACCTACCGGCGGCACCTACTACAGCTACCAAAACAG GTAtcatttctgtgaaaaatgCTTCAACGAGATCCAGGGAGACAGCGTGACGTTAGGAGACGATCCCGCACAGCCGCAGAC gaTGATATCAAAAGACCAGTTTGAACGCAGGAAGAATGATGTTCTTGACCCTGAACC ATTTGTTGAATGTAAAGACTGTGGACGCAAAATGCACCAGATCTGTGTTTTACACTACGAGGTTATTTGGCCATCAGG ATTCATCTGTGACAACTGTTTGAAGAAAAGTGCAAAATCACGGAAAGAGAACAAGTTCACTGCTAAAA GGTTACAGTCCACCCGACTGGGAATGTACATAGAGGACCGTGTGAATAAATACTTGAAGAGGCAGAACCATCCGGAGGCCGGGGAAGTGTTCGTGCGAGTGGTAGCGAGCTCCGACAAAACGGTGGAAGTTAAACCCGGCATGAAAGCCAG GTTCGTGGACACGGGTGAGATGCCCGACACCTTTCCCTACAGAACCAAAGCACTTTTTGCATTTGAGGAGATCGATGGTGTGGATGTTTGCTTCTTCGGCATGCACGTGCAGGAGTACGGCTCCGAGTGCCCATTTCCTAACACTag ACGGGTCTACATATCATACCTCGACAGTATTCACTTCTTCCGACCCAGAGTTCTACGAACAGCAGTGTACCATGAAATTCTCATTGGCTACCTTGAGTATGTCAAAAAACTTGG TTACACGCAGGGCCACATCTGGGCGTGTCCGCCCAGCGAGGGAGACGACTACATCTTCCACTGCCATCCTCCAGAGCAGAAGATCCCCAAACCCAAGAGACTGCAGGAGTGGTACAGGAAAATGCTGGACAAAGCTTTTGCTGAGAGGATCTTGCATGACTACAAG GACATCTTCAAACAGGCGACTGAGGACCGGCTGACCAGCGCCAACGAGCTGCCGTACTTCGAAGGCGACTTCTGGCCCAACGTGTTGGAGGAGAGCATCAAGGagctggagcaggaggaagaggagaggaagaaagaggaaaCCACCGCGGCCACAGAAACTCCAGAG GGAACCCCGAGTGACAGCAAAAACGCcaagaagaagaacaacaagaagacgaataaaaacaagagcagcGTGAGCCGAGCCAACAAGAAGAAGCCCGGGATGCCGAACGTGGCGAACGATCTGTCCCAGAAGCTGTACGCCACCATGGAGAAGCACAAAGAG GTGTTCTTTGTGATCCATCTTCACTCTGGGCCCCTGGCCAACACCTTGCCGCCCATCGTCGACCCGGACCCCCTGATCTCCTGCGACCTGATGGATGGCCGGGACGCCTTCCTGACCTTGGCGAGGGACAAGCACTGGGAGTTCAGCTCCCTGAGGAGGTGCAAGTGGAGCACCATGTGCAtgctggtggagctgcacaACCAGGGACAGGATCGCTTCGTCTACACTTGCAACGAGTGCAAACACCACGTGGAGACGCGCTGGCACTGCACCGTGTGTGAG GACTTTGATCTGTGCATCAGTTGCTACAACACGAAGGGCCACGAGCACCAGATGGTGAAGTGGGGCCTCGGCCTGGACGACGACAACAACAGCCAAAGCGGCGAAGCCTCCAAAAGCCCGCAGGAGAGTCGGCGTCTGAGCATCCAGCGCTGCATCCAGTCTCTGGTCCACGCGTGTCAGTGCCGCAACGCCAACTGCTCTCTGCCGTCCTGCCAGAAGATGAAGAGGGTGGTGCAGCACACCAAGGGCTGCAAGCGCAAAACCAACGGGGGCTGCCCGGTGTGCAAGCAGCTCATCGCATTATGCTGCTACCACGCCAAGCATTGCCAGGAGAACAAGTGTCCGGTCCCGTTCTGCCTGAACATCAAGCACAAGCTccgacagcagcagctgcagcaccgGCTGCAGCAGGCGCAGTTGATGAGGAGGAGAATGGCCACCATGCAGGGCCGGACCATGCCGCTGCCGTCCCCGCCCGCCGCCGCTGCGCCCAGCACTCCCACGTCCCACGCCCAGCCTAGCACTCCTCAGACGCCACAGCAGCCGCTGTCCAACCAGCCGCCGACACCCAACTCGGCGGGTGTCATGTCTCCCGCCTATCCCGGCGTGCCGCGAGCGGGCCCGCCGCAGGCGACCGTGTCGCAGGGCAAGCCGGGCCCCCACGCCTCGCCCCTGCACCAGCAGCAGTCTCCTCTCCCGCAGCCGCCTCAGCAGCGCCAGCAGCAGGCTCCTCTTGCCGCCATCAAGATGGCGCACCACATAGAGATGATGGCGCAGgcgcagcagaaccagcagaactaCCGGGTCAACATGAATGGCTTGCCCATGACCCCCCAGCAGACGCAGCAGCGCATGGCTCAAACCATGCAGATGGTGGCGGGGCCCCGCGGCCCCCAGGTCATGCAGCAGCCCACTTTGGGGCAGTGGCCCGCAGCCGCCGGCCCCATGCCAGCTCAGAACCAACAGCCAGGTGTGGTTCCGAACCAGAACACGCCGCAGCAGGCCTTGAGCATCCAGCGAGCCATGATGGCGCCCGGGCAACAGAGTCAGCAGAGGATGCTGATGCCGCAGCAACCAGGTCCGCGGCCGCAAACCCCCCAGAGAACAGGCACCATACCCCCGAACGCCCTTCAGGACCTCCTGCGCACCTTGAAGTCCCCGAGCTccccgcagcagcagcagcaggtcctcAACATCCTGAAGTCCAACCCGCAGCTAATGGCAGCTTTCATCAAACAGCGGACAGCCAAGTACCATGCGAGccagccgcagcagcagccgcagccgCAGGCTGGgcagccacagcagcagcagcaacctgGCATGCCAACGATGCAGACCATGGCCATGCAAGGTGGGCCGGTGCAGAGGGCAGCGATGCCCGCTCAGCAGCCGCAGCAGGCTCCGGTGCAGGGCATGGCCCAGCTGGGCGCAGGGCAGCTGATGAACGCCGCTCACAGCGCCAACCCGCAGATCCAGGAGCTCTACCGCCGGCAGCTATTGcgacaacagcagcagcaacagcagcagcagcagcagcagcaacaacaacaacagccgcAGCAGCAAGGGGTGATGCCGCAGGGTCACCTCAGTCAGTTTCCCAATCAGCCGCAGGGAACTCCTGCGATGTACTCCCACATCcgcatgcagcagcagcagatagcCATGCAGCAGGCGGGCGCTGCTGGGGCGGGGGCCGTAACTATGGGTCAGCTCCCACCGATGGCCCAGATGGCCCAGCCCGGGATGAGCATGGACTCCACTCAGAGCCTGCTGCATCAGCGcatgcagcagcaacagcaggcGCAGctcccccagcagcagcaggccgtCCTCAAGCAGCAGATGGGCTCCCCGGCCCACCCAAGCCCCATGAGCCCCCAGACCCACCTGCTGGCCGGCCAAGCTCAGGGCAACGCCCACCTCTCTGCCCAGCCGGGATTGGCCAACGCCCTCGGCAACCAGGTCCGCTCCCCTGCGCCTGTCCAGTCGCCTGCGCAGCAGCAACAGCCGCCGCCACATTCCAGCCCCTCGCCGCAAGTCCAAAACCAACCGCAACCCTCACCGCAGCACCCGGCCCTGCCACACTCGGGGTCGCCCCACCCGGTGCTGGGCGGCCCGCTTCAGTCGCTGGAGCAGGGACACCTGGGGACGCCGGAGCAAAGCGCCATGCTGCCGCAGCTCAATACGCCCAACAGGGGGGCACTGAACAGCGATTTGGGGCTGGTGGGGGACGCCACGGGGGACACGCTGGAGAGGTTTGTGGAGGGGTTGTAG